The following is a genomic window from Hymenobacter monticola.
AGCGTCGCGGGCTTCCCCCACTGCATTCTGGGTTTGGCCGGCCGCCGGGTGTTTCCCGCCGCATTACCGCTTTCTATGCAACACCCCCCGCTTGTCACGTTACCCCAGGTACTTATGAAAAGAGTATTCATGCTGCTGAGTTGCGGCGTTTTGTGCTACACCACCGGCTGCAAGGAAGAGAAAAAACAAGTAGAAGAACAGCTTAGACTGGTGGCCACCAGCCCCTTGCAGAAGGACACCACCATCACGAAGGAGTACGTGGCCCAGATTCACTCCTACCAGCGCATCGAGCTGCGGGCGCTGGAGAAAGGCTATCTGGAGAAGATTTTCGTGGACGAGGGCCAGAAAGTAGCGCAGGGCCAGACCATGTTCCAGATTAAGCCCACCGTGTACCAGGCCGAGTTGAAGAAGTCGCAGGCCGAGGCGCACTACGTGCAGATGGAGTACCAGAACACCAAGAACCTGGCCGACAAGAACATCGTGTCGAAGAGCGAGTTAGCGCTGTCGCAGGCCAAGTACGACAAAGCCAACGCCGACGTGTCGCTGGCCCAGGCCCACCTGCAATTCACCACGGTGAAGGCGCCGTTCAGCGGCATCATGGACCATTTCCAGGGCCGGCTGGGCAGCCTTGTGGACGAGGGCGACCTGCTGACGACGCTTTCGGACAACAGCAAAATGTGGGTGTACTACAACGTGCCCGAGGCCGAGTACCTGGCCTACAAGCAGCACGCCAAGACCAACGACAAGGCCGCGCACGTGAAGCTGCGCATGGCCAACAACGAGGTGTTCGACCAGACTGGCATCGTGCAAACCATTGAGGCTGATTTCAATAACGAAACCGGCAACATCGCCTTCCGCGCCACCTTCCCCAACCCCGACGGGCTGCTGCGCAACGGCGAAACCGGCAGCGTGCTGATGACCGTGCC
Proteins encoded in this region:
- a CDS encoding efflux RND transporter periplasmic adaptor subunit; protein product: MKRVFMLLSCGVLCYTTGCKEEKKQVEEQLRLVATSPLQKDTTITKEYVAQIHSYQRIELRALEKGYLEKIFVDEGQKVAQGQTMFQIKPTVYQAELKKSQAEAHYVQMEYQNTKNLADKNIVSKSELALSQAKYDKANADVSLAQAHLQFTTVKAPFSGIMDHFQGRLGSLVDEGDLLTTLSDNSKMWVYYNVPEAEYLAYKQHAKTNDKAAHVKLRMANNEVFDQTGIVQTIEADFNNETGNIAFRATFPNPDGLLRNGETGSVLMTVPLKHALIIPQKATFEILEKKYVFVVDKNNVVHQREVGIASEMPDLYIIGSGITPNDRILLEGLRKVKDGDKVAYDYKAPQGVLSNLKVTAE